Proteins encoded by one window of Lepeophtheirus salmonis chromosome 10, UVic_Lsal_1.4, whole genome shotgun sequence:
- the LOC121125590 gene encoding hemicentin-1 isoform X1 — protein MKHRCVVQDKGMLLLSTLLILFNKSDTSGELRTSSSQVGPLNNDIPEDERSEGSLIYGNITTVSGIELTLFCDIKLFECGNFYSVELYHESIEKRVFIYHHAAGIFKSEGSWSERVSYFYDASHHQMNIVLNSAHLEDEGSYRCEITYEDPDRWFSYVCFKPQILNVRILQIPEYLHLHMGNGTLIEDGSQIGPFYPGFSLVLICLSGSGKPSSQISWWNGTNEMSGAWNWKIQHKNGTESVKSEIQILLSRFDFGKVFTCRAHNEALDSPMESSTILDMDIPPNYLSIGSPIQTAEEGVTFTVACNARNAKPPAYIYWNSEPLLNFDNVTEISEPFGNAFQTTSLLTFVTQRHLISLSCFASNDLLDRLEGTHLRVDTTINVRYKPRIRSQELKDIKVFEGETLSINCSYESNPMDAFVTWYLNGMNISSPGQSRDVSLFKLVNITSSMSGVYSCMIENEVGKSPIFNLANVIVLMKPLAFLLMSPPNPVFESMSQNVTLICLNDAQDDEKFSSVKWFLNGELLKHVSVEHCKGKEVCNVNPSKIILVNVKRAFKGNYSCQGLYGNEWTGISETKEIRVHYPPRVKSIHSIPSIVRRGNPFKIECVLEDFGFPPANKVHWYKNGERVYGETSFTINIAKASSKTDGIYSCTPYTSISMAEDSDIILSIQCLPRFTMSLSPVIEMNQSDGNITLDCHAKCADPCDIYWYLNQTKFSRLTNVTKFTRKREGYSLYSIESKVDLNCRDYASSNVSVSYTCRVLSRDAESIQTTARIKVYYPPKNIVTFRSIQNRQSTLQCYVDANPKAEYIWYDSSGKILSKKAKFIWTDADAESQHVLGPTSITCKAFNTYGSLLSSMKLDPSNSTSSCHIQKTEFENDYVELNCESGGSDKFIWYFNGETLIELNESKIIANQYGYYTCVSGESSDTSCTIYLSERFLVSEKLYLFFVIFIIVVFFISLAIIFGTRFGHHHNTNAPDSTSNFENNINSDINSLIQIEAKQRRNIIISDTRQMEQIWLV, from the exons ATGAAACAT AGGTGTGTGGTTCAAGACAAGGGGATGCTTCTGTTGAGCACTCTTCTTATTCTCTTTAATAAGAGTGACACTTCAGGAGAACTGAGAACCTCCTCCTCTCAAGTCGGACCCTTGAACAATGATATCCCTGAAGATGAAAGGTCGGAAGGAAGTCTCATATATGGCAATATAACAACCGTCTCCGGGATTGAGCTGACTCTTTTTTGTgacattaaattgtttgaatgtGGAAATTTTTATTCTGTGGAGTTATACCATGAGAGCATCGAGAAAAGGGTTTTTATCTACCATCACGCAGCTGGGATATTCAAATCCGAGGGCTCCTGGTCAGAAAGAGTATCCTACTTCTATGACGCCTCTCATCATCAAATGAATATTGTTCTCAATTCTGCACATTTAGAGGATGAAGGTTCTTATCGATGTGAAATCACGTATGAGGATCCAGATAGATGGTTCTCCTATGTTTGTTTCAAGCCACAAATTCTGAATGTGCGTATTCTGCAGATCCCAGAGTATTTACATCTTCACATGGGCAATGGAACCCTTATTGAGGACGGATCTCAGATTGGCCCCTTTTACCCGGGGTTTTCTCTGGTTCTGATTTGTCTTAGTGGGAGTGGAAAGCCTTCATCACAG ATATCTTGGTGGAATGGCACAAATGAAATGAGTGGTGCATGGAACTGGAAGATCCAACACAAAAACGGAACAGAAAGCGTCAAGAGTGAGATACAAATCCTTCTCTCCCGCTTTGATTTCGGAAAAGTATTTACCTGCCGTGCCCACAATGAGGCCCTAGACTCCCCCATGGAAAGCTCCACCATCCTCGACATGGACATACCTCCCAACTATCTCTCCATCGGCTCTCCCATCCAAACAGCCGAAGAAGGAGTTACATTTACAGTGGCCTGTAACGCTCGAAATGCAAAACCTCCAGCTTATATCTATTGGAATTCGGAGCCCCTCCTCAACTTTGATAATGTAACGGAGATCTCTGAGCCATTTGGGAATGCTTTTCAAACCACAAGTCTTCTCACCTTTGTTACTCAAAGGCATCTCATCTCTCTCTCCTGTTTTGCTTCCAATGATTTATTAGATAGGTTGGAGGGAACGCATCTTCGTGTGGACACAACGATCAATGTACGATACAAGCCAAGGATTCGGAGTCAGGAGTTGAAGGATATAAAAGTTTTCGAAGGGGAGACGCTCTCTATTAATTGCTCATATGAGTCAAATCCCATGGATGCCTTTGTGACGTGGTATTTAAATGGAATGAACATTAGCTCACCTGGACAGAGTCGAGACGTGTCTCTCTTTAAACTCGTTAACATAACGTCATCCATGAGTGGTGTTTATAG CTGTATGATTGAAAATGAAGTTGGAAAATCCCCCATTTTCAATTTAGCCAATGTGATCGTTCTCATGAAACCCCTTGCCTTCCTTCTCATGTCCCCTCCAAATCCCGTCTTTGAATCAATGAGCCAAAACGTAACTCTTATTTGTCTCAATGATGCCCAAGATGACGAAAAGTTCAGCTCGGTCAAGTGGTTTTTAAATGGAGAGCTTTTAAAGCATGTATCGGTGGAGCATTGCAAGGGAAAGGAGGTTTGCAATGTGAATCCCTCTAAAATCATATTGGTGAATGTGAAGAGAgcttttaaaggaaattattcATGTCAAGGTCTTTATGGAAATGAATGGACTGGGATTTCTGAGACAAAGGAAATACGGGTTCATTATCCACCTAGAGTCAAAAGTATTCACTCCATTCCAAGTATAGTGCGAAGAGGAAATCCGTTCAAG ATCGAATGTGTTTTGGAAGACTTTGGATTTCCTCCTGCGAATAAAGTCCACTGGTATAAAAATGGAGAGCGAGTATATGGGGAGACAtcatttacaattaatatagCCAAAGCATCCTCAAAAACGGATGGAATATATTCTTGTACTCCTTACACCTCCATCAGCATGGCGGAAGACTCAGATATCATTTTAAGTATTCAATGCTTACCCCGATTCACAATGTCTCTCTCTCCCGTTATAG AAATGAATCAAAGCGATGGAAATATCACTCTGGACTGTCATGCCAAATGTGCAGACCCCTGTGATATCTATTGGTACcttaatcaaacaaaattttcaaGGTTAACAAATGTGACGAAATTCACGCGTAAGAGGGAAGGCTATTCCCTATATAGCATTGAATCCAAAGTGGACCTTAATTGCCGTGATTATGCCTCTTCCAACGTTTCTGTTAGCTATACTTGCCGAGTCCTATCCAGAGATGCGGAATCTATACAAACTACGGCCAGGATTAAAGTGTATTATCCACCGAAAAATATAGTAACTTTTAGAAG caTACAGAATCGTCAGAGTACTTTACAATGTTATGTGGATGCAAATCCAAAGGCAGAGTATATCTGGTACGACTCCTCTGGTAAAATTCTTtctaaaaaagcaaaatttatatgGACTGACGCTGACGCAGAG agtCAGCACGTACTTGGTCCAACAAGTATAACATGCAAGGCCTTCAACACCTATGGAAGTCTCCTTTCATCCATGAAGTTGGATCCCTCCAACTCCACCTCCAGTTGTCACATACAGAAGACTGAATTTGAGAACGATTATGTTGAACTAAATTGTGAGAGCGGAGGGAgtgataaatttatttggtaCTTTAATGGGGAGACTCTAATCGAACTCAATGAGTCTAAAATCATTGCCAATCAGTATGGATACTACACATGCGTCTCTGGAGAATCGTCTGACACAAGCTGCACTATTTATTTGAGCGAAAGATTCCTTGTTTCTGAAAAGTTGTATCTtttctttgttatatttattattgtggttttttttatttcacttgCTATCATTTTTGGAACGCGATTTGGACATCATCACAACACAAATGCACCCGATTCGActtccaattttgaaaataatataaatagtgaTATAAACTCCTTGATTCAGATTGAGGCCAAGCAAAGGAGGAACATCATTATTTCAGACACAAGACAAATGGAACAAATTTGGTTGGTTTAA
- the LOC121125590 gene encoding hemicentin-1 isoform X2, which produces MLLLSTLLILFNKSDTSGELRTSSSQVGPLNNDIPEDERSEGSLIYGNITTVSGIELTLFCDIKLFECGNFYSVELYHESIEKRVFIYHHAAGIFKSEGSWSERVSYFYDASHHQMNIVLNSAHLEDEGSYRCEITYEDPDRWFSYVCFKPQILNVRILQIPEYLHLHMGNGTLIEDGSQIGPFYPGFSLVLICLSGSGKPSSQISWWNGTNEMSGAWNWKIQHKNGTESVKSEIQILLSRFDFGKVFTCRAHNEALDSPMESSTILDMDIPPNYLSIGSPIQTAEEGVTFTVACNARNAKPPAYIYWNSEPLLNFDNVTEISEPFGNAFQTTSLLTFVTQRHLISLSCFASNDLLDRLEGTHLRVDTTINVRYKPRIRSQELKDIKVFEGETLSINCSYESNPMDAFVTWYLNGMNISSPGQSRDVSLFKLVNITSSMSGVYSCMIENEVGKSPIFNLANVIVLMKPLAFLLMSPPNPVFESMSQNVTLICLNDAQDDEKFSSVKWFLNGELLKHVSVEHCKGKEVCNVNPSKIILVNVKRAFKGNYSCQGLYGNEWTGISETKEIRVHYPPRVKSIHSIPSIVRRGNPFKIECVLEDFGFPPANKVHWYKNGERVYGETSFTINIAKASSKTDGIYSCTPYTSISMAEDSDIILSIQCLPRFTMSLSPVIEMNQSDGNITLDCHAKCADPCDIYWYLNQTKFSRLTNVTKFTRKREGYSLYSIESKVDLNCRDYASSNVSVSYTCRVLSRDAESIQTTARIKVYYPPKNIVTFRSIQNRQSTLQCYVDANPKAEYIWYDSSGKILSKKAKFIWTDADAESQHVLGPTSITCKAFNTYGSLLSSMKLDPSNSTSSCHIQKTEFENDYVELNCESGGSDKFIWYFNGETLIELNESKIIANQYGYYTCVSGESSDTSCTIYLSERFLVSEKLYLFFVIFIIVVFFISLAIIFGTRFGHHHNTNAPDSTSNFENNINSDINSLIQIEAKQRRNIIISDTRQMEQIWLV; this is translated from the exons ATGCTTCTGTTGAGCACTCTTCTTATTCTCTTTAATAAGAGTGACACTTCAGGAGAACTGAGAACCTCCTCCTCTCAAGTCGGACCCTTGAACAATGATATCCCTGAAGATGAAAGGTCGGAAGGAAGTCTCATATATGGCAATATAACAACCGTCTCCGGGATTGAGCTGACTCTTTTTTGTgacattaaattgtttgaatgtGGAAATTTTTATTCTGTGGAGTTATACCATGAGAGCATCGAGAAAAGGGTTTTTATCTACCATCACGCAGCTGGGATATTCAAATCCGAGGGCTCCTGGTCAGAAAGAGTATCCTACTTCTATGACGCCTCTCATCATCAAATGAATATTGTTCTCAATTCTGCACATTTAGAGGATGAAGGTTCTTATCGATGTGAAATCACGTATGAGGATCCAGATAGATGGTTCTCCTATGTTTGTTTCAAGCCACAAATTCTGAATGTGCGTATTCTGCAGATCCCAGAGTATTTACATCTTCACATGGGCAATGGAACCCTTATTGAGGACGGATCTCAGATTGGCCCCTTTTACCCGGGGTTTTCTCTGGTTCTGATTTGTCTTAGTGGGAGTGGAAAGCCTTCATCACAG ATATCTTGGTGGAATGGCACAAATGAAATGAGTGGTGCATGGAACTGGAAGATCCAACACAAAAACGGAACAGAAAGCGTCAAGAGTGAGATACAAATCCTTCTCTCCCGCTTTGATTTCGGAAAAGTATTTACCTGCCGTGCCCACAATGAGGCCCTAGACTCCCCCATGGAAAGCTCCACCATCCTCGACATGGACATACCTCCCAACTATCTCTCCATCGGCTCTCCCATCCAAACAGCCGAAGAAGGAGTTACATTTACAGTGGCCTGTAACGCTCGAAATGCAAAACCTCCAGCTTATATCTATTGGAATTCGGAGCCCCTCCTCAACTTTGATAATGTAACGGAGATCTCTGAGCCATTTGGGAATGCTTTTCAAACCACAAGTCTTCTCACCTTTGTTACTCAAAGGCATCTCATCTCTCTCTCCTGTTTTGCTTCCAATGATTTATTAGATAGGTTGGAGGGAACGCATCTTCGTGTGGACACAACGATCAATGTACGATACAAGCCAAGGATTCGGAGTCAGGAGTTGAAGGATATAAAAGTTTTCGAAGGGGAGACGCTCTCTATTAATTGCTCATATGAGTCAAATCCCATGGATGCCTTTGTGACGTGGTATTTAAATGGAATGAACATTAGCTCACCTGGACAGAGTCGAGACGTGTCTCTCTTTAAACTCGTTAACATAACGTCATCCATGAGTGGTGTTTATAG CTGTATGATTGAAAATGAAGTTGGAAAATCCCCCATTTTCAATTTAGCCAATGTGATCGTTCTCATGAAACCCCTTGCCTTCCTTCTCATGTCCCCTCCAAATCCCGTCTTTGAATCAATGAGCCAAAACGTAACTCTTATTTGTCTCAATGATGCCCAAGATGACGAAAAGTTCAGCTCGGTCAAGTGGTTTTTAAATGGAGAGCTTTTAAAGCATGTATCGGTGGAGCATTGCAAGGGAAAGGAGGTTTGCAATGTGAATCCCTCTAAAATCATATTGGTGAATGTGAAGAGAgcttttaaaggaaattattcATGTCAAGGTCTTTATGGAAATGAATGGACTGGGATTTCTGAGACAAAGGAAATACGGGTTCATTATCCACCTAGAGTCAAAAGTATTCACTCCATTCCAAGTATAGTGCGAAGAGGAAATCCGTTCAAG ATCGAATGTGTTTTGGAAGACTTTGGATTTCCTCCTGCGAATAAAGTCCACTGGTATAAAAATGGAGAGCGAGTATATGGGGAGACAtcatttacaattaatatagCCAAAGCATCCTCAAAAACGGATGGAATATATTCTTGTACTCCTTACACCTCCATCAGCATGGCGGAAGACTCAGATATCATTTTAAGTATTCAATGCTTACCCCGATTCACAATGTCTCTCTCTCCCGTTATAG AAATGAATCAAAGCGATGGAAATATCACTCTGGACTGTCATGCCAAATGTGCAGACCCCTGTGATATCTATTGGTACcttaatcaaacaaaattttcaaGGTTAACAAATGTGACGAAATTCACGCGTAAGAGGGAAGGCTATTCCCTATATAGCATTGAATCCAAAGTGGACCTTAATTGCCGTGATTATGCCTCTTCCAACGTTTCTGTTAGCTATACTTGCCGAGTCCTATCCAGAGATGCGGAATCTATACAAACTACGGCCAGGATTAAAGTGTATTATCCACCGAAAAATATAGTAACTTTTAGAAG caTACAGAATCGTCAGAGTACTTTACAATGTTATGTGGATGCAAATCCAAAGGCAGAGTATATCTGGTACGACTCCTCTGGTAAAATTCTTtctaaaaaagcaaaatttatatgGACTGACGCTGACGCAGAG agtCAGCACGTACTTGGTCCAACAAGTATAACATGCAAGGCCTTCAACACCTATGGAAGTCTCCTTTCATCCATGAAGTTGGATCCCTCCAACTCCACCTCCAGTTGTCACATACAGAAGACTGAATTTGAGAACGATTATGTTGAACTAAATTGTGAGAGCGGAGGGAgtgataaatttatttggtaCTTTAATGGGGAGACTCTAATCGAACTCAATGAGTCTAAAATCATTGCCAATCAGTATGGATACTACACATGCGTCTCTGGAGAATCGTCTGACACAAGCTGCACTATTTATTTGAGCGAAAGATTCCTTGTTTCTGAAAAGTTGTATCTtttctttgttatatttattattgtggttttttttatttcacttgCTATCATTTTTGGAACGCGATTTGGACATCATCACAACACAAATGCACCCGATTCGActtccaattttgaaaataatataaatagtgaTATAAACTCCTTGATTCAGATTGAGGCCAAGCAAAGGAGGAACATCATTATTTCAGACACAAGACAAATGGAACAAATTTGGTTGGTTTAA